In Brachyspira hampsonii, the following are encoded in one genomic region:
- the gyrB gene encoding DNA topoisomerase (ATP-hydrolyzing) subunit B — protein MAAEKTYSSKNIQVLEGLDPVRKRPGMYIGSTGAQGLHHLVYEVVDNSIDEAMAGYCKNITVTIEKDNIIKVEDDGRGIPVDMHPKLKISALEVVMTKLHAGGKFDNETYKVSGGLHGVGVSVVNALSTELIAEVRKDGKLYRQVYHRGVPEEPVKEVGTSTKNGTTVTFKADADIFETTIYDYKILANRLRELAFLNRGIRITLTDKRESETVSNEFYYEGGIEMFITHLNENKKALHDKPIYLHKTEDKTDVEVAMQYVDAYNENIFTYCNNINTTEGGTHLVGFRTALTRVYTDFAKKLELDKKNKITFMGEDTREGLVAVVSVKIPNPQFEGQTKTKLGNTEVRAVTEKLVVEGLNDYFSQNPKVIKAILEKIISAAQAREAARKARDLARRKNALESDSLPGKLADCSEQEVDKCEVYLVEGDSAGGTAKGGRDRHFQAILPLRGKVLNVEKARLDKIIDNESLKPIIAALGCGVGSSFDISKIRYGRVIIMADADIDGSHIRTLLLTFFFRYMRPLIDLGHIFIAVPPLYKISFDKKNFVYAYSDEQRDKILSENKDRKYDIQRYKGLGEMNADQLWETTMNPETRLMYQVLTEDAEKADQLFSMLMGDEVKPRRDFIESNARYVKNLDV, from the coding sequence ATGGCTGCAGAAAAAACATATAGCTCGAAAAATATTCAAGTTTTAGAAGGATTAGACCCTGTTAGGAAGCGTCCTGGTATGTATATAGGCTCTACAGGTGCTCAAGGTTTGCATCACTTAGTATATGAGGTTGTAGACAATAGTATAGATGAAGCTATGGCAGGATATTGTAAGAATATAACTGTTACTATAGAAAAAGACAATATAATAAAAGTAGAAGATGATGGAAGAGGCATACCTGTTGACATGCATCCTAAACTAAAGATTTCCGCTTTGGAAGTTGTTATGACTAAATTACATGCCGGCGGTAAATTCGATAATGAAACATATAAAGTATCAGGAGGTTTGCATGGTGTAGGTGTATCTGTAGTTAATGCTTTAAGTACAGAGCTTATTGCTGAAGTTAGAAAAGACGGCAAATTATACAGACAAGTATATCATAGAGGAGTTCCGGAAGAGCCTGTAAAAGAAGTAGGAACAAGCACAAAAAATGGAACTACTGTAACATTTAAAGCTGATGCTGATATATTTGAAACTACAATATATGACTATAAGATTCTTGCAAATAGATTAAGAGAATTAGCTTTCTTAAATAGAGGCATAAGGATAACACTTACAGATAAAAGAGAATCTGAAACTGTAAGCAATGAATTCTACTATGAGGGAGGTATAGAGATGTTTATTACCCACCTTAATGAGAATAAAAAAGCATTGCATGACAAGCCTATTTATCTTCATAAAACTGAGGATAAAACTGATGTAGAAGTAGCTATGCAGTATGTTGATGCTTATAATGAAAATATATTTACATACTGTAATAATATTAATACAACAGAGGGCGGTACTCATTTAGTGGGATTTAGAACTGCTTTAACAAGAGTTTATACTGATTTTGCCAAAAAGCTTGAATTAGATAAAAAGAACAAAATAACATTTATGGGTGAAGATACAAGAGAAGGGCTTGTTGCTGTAGTATCTGTAAAAATACCTAATCCTCAGTTTGAAGGACAGACAAAAACTAAATTAGGTAATACAGAAGTTCGTGCTGTAACTGAAAAACTTGTAGTGGAAGGTTTAAATGACTATTTTTCACAAAACCCAAAAGTTATAAAGGCTATATTAGAAAAAATCATATCTGCTGCACAGGCTAGAGAAGCTGCAAGAAAGGCAAGAGATTTAGCTAGAAGAAAAAATGCATTAGAAAGCGATTCTTTACCGGGAAAATTGGCTGACTGTTCAGAGCAGGAAGTTGATAAATGCGAAGTATATCTTGTAGAGGGAGACTCTGCAGGCGGTACTGCTAAAGGAGGAAGGGACAGACATTTCCAAGCTATTTTACCGCTTAGAGGTAAAGTTTTGAATGTAGAAAAAGCTAGACTTGATAAAATTATAGATAATGAGAGTTTGAAGCCTATAATAGCGGCATTGGGATGCGGGGTTGGTTCTTCATTTGATATATCAAAGATAAGATATGGAAGAGTTATTATAATGGCTGATGCTGATATTGACGGCTCTCATATAAGAACTTTGCTTTTAACATTCTTCTTTAGATATATGCGTCCTTTAATAGATTTAGGTCATATATTTATAGCTGTTCCTCCATTGTATAAAATAAGTTTTGACAAGAAAAATTTTGTATATGCTTATTCTGATGAGCAAAGAGATAAAATTTTATCTGAAAATAAAGACAGAAAATATGATATACAAAGATATAAAGGTTTAGGTGAAATGAATGCTGACCAATTATGGGAAACTACTATGAATCCGGAAACAAGACTTATGTATCAGGTATTAACGGAAGATGCAGAAAAAGCAGATCAATTATTCTCTATGCTTATGGGTGATGAAGTTAAACCTAGAAGAGATTTTATTGAATCTAATGCGAGATATGTTAAAAATTTAGATGTTTAA